The Phytohabitans houttuyneae genome has a segment encoding these proteins:
- a CDS encoding sigma-70 family RNA polymerase sigma factor, which produces MPRRRRRPGRQPRAYLVKTVTNLSLNQLTSARARRETYVGPWLPEPVLTAPDAGQEVEMAESISMAMLVILETLTPAERAIFLLHDVFGYNHGEIASILDKPEGTVRQTAARARAHVAARRPRFDVDQGLRREAVDRFRKACAGGDLNAMMELLAPEVVCWSDGGGKVTAARRPLEGADNVARWLLGVFAKPQTQGTVLVITDINGGPAILGLVDGQPAGAICLDFDGERITGVRMQGNPDKLRGLTR; this is translated from the coding sequence GTGCCGCGACGTCGACGGCGGCCAGGTCGCCAACCCCGGGCGTACCTGGTCAAGACCGTCACCAACCTCTCGCTCAACCAACTCACCTCGGCCCGCGCGCGCCGCGAGACCTATGTCGGGCCGTGGCTGCCCGAGCCGGTGCTCACCGCGCCCGACGCGGGTCAGGAGGTCGAGATGGCCGAGTCGATCTCGATGGCGATGCTCGTCATCCTGGAGACGCTCACCCCCGCCGAACGCGCGATCTTCCTGCTCCACGACGTTTTCGGCTACAACCACGGCGAGATCGCGTCCATTCTGGACAAGCCCGAGGGCACCGTGCGGCAGACCGCGGCCCGGGCGCGCGCGCATGTCGCGGCCCGCCGGCCTCGCTTCGACGTCGACCAAGGGCTACGCCGAGAAGCGGTGGACCGGTTCCGCAAGGCCTGTGCCGGGGGCGACCTGAACGCGATGATGGAGCTCCTGGCCCCCGAGGTGGTCTGCTGGTCCGACGGCGGCGGCAAGGTGACCGCGGCCCGCCGGCCACTGGAAGGCGCCGACAACGTCGCCCGCTGGCTGCTCGGCGTCTTCGCCAAGCCGCAGACGCAGGGCACGGTGCTCGTGATCACCGACATCAACGGCGGGCCGGCCATCCTCGGCCTGGTCGACGGGCAACCGGCCGGCGCGATCTGCCTGGACTTCGACGGCGAGCGGATCACCGGGGTACGCATGCAGGGCAACCCGGACAAGCTCCGAGGTCTCACGCGCTGA
- a CDS encoding NAD-dependent epimerase/dehydratase family protein, whose translation MKSQTVIVAGASGVLGRHIREALNGAGHTVLGLGRGEGNEIRADLLDRDGLLRAFDGVQADVVVHAATALRKPPMSHKGMFGTDDLRVAGTANLIEAAKLAGVRRFIGENVAVGYGYRDFGDRVLTEADEFGVPVSDPNINRHLEGMREKERLALESGLEAISLRYGFFYGPGGTDAMVHMLRKRQMPAFNDHGHVSPWTHLTDAAAAVVAAVERGRPGRPTTSSTTTWASGS comes from the coding sequence ATGAAGAGCCAGACAGTCATCGTGGCCGGGGCTAGTGGGGTCCTTGGCCGGCACATCCGCGAGGCGCTCAACGGTGCCGGGCACACGGTGCTCGGTCTGGGGCGCGGCGAGGGCAATGAGATCCGCGCCGACCTGCTTGACCGGGACGGGTTGTTGCGGGCGTTCGACGGGGTTCAAGCCGACGTCGTGGTGCACGCGGCGACCGCGTTGCGGAAGCCGCCGATGTCGCACAAGGGGATGTTCGGTACCGATGATCTGCGGGTTGCGGGGACGGCGAACCTGATCGAGGCGGCCAAGCTCGCGGGTGTGCGCCGCTTCATCGGCGAAAACGTCGCCGTCGGCTACGGCTACCGCGACTTCGGCGACCGGGTGCTGACCGAGGCCGACGAGTTCGGGGTGCCGGTGAGCGACCCGAACATCAACCGGCACCTGGAGGGGATGCGGGAGAAGGAGCGCCTGGCCCTGGAGTCGGGATTGGAGGCGATCTCGCTGCGGTACGGGTTCTTCTACGGCCCGGGCGGCACCGACGCGATGGTGCACATGCTGCGGAAGCGGCAGATGCCGGCCTTCAACGACCACGGTCACGTCTCGCCGTGGACGCACCTGACGGACGCGGCGGCCGCCGTCGTCGCGGCGGTCGAACGTGGCCGGCCGGGGAGGCCTACAACATCGTCGACGACCACATGGGCTTCGGGCAGCTGA
- a CDS encoding DUF5957 family protein, translating to MRTAAAAGVGGVAGFVAGLMLDVVIGVGGVATGGEPGGIKFLPLATAVLGALVAVAVSLRMRRKIR from the coding sequence ATGCGAACAGCAGCGGCGGCGGGGGTGGGCGGTGTGGCCGGGTTCGTCGCCGGGCTCATGCTCGACGTGGTCATCGGCGTGGGCGGCGTGGCGACCGGCGGCGAACCGGGCGGCATCAAATTCCTGCCGCTCGCGACAGCGGTCCTCGGCGCACTTGTCGCGGTAGCGGTCTCACTTCGCATGCGCCGCAAGATCCGCTGA